Proteins from a single region of Carassius gibelio isolate Cgi1373 ecotype wild population from Czech Republic chromosome A5, carGib1.2-hapl.c, whole genome shotgun sequence:
- the LOC128014925 gene encoding NLR family CARD domain-containing protein 3 isoform X9 — MSRCEEREEEDAVQTQTVPSPDSSCVSMKSDGSMAKPPAFSDGGGVSNSRHHSQTAASPVFNCVSMKSDGFMAKPPFFRHGTGVSNSSSTERKLRDVKSCLICAAFYSENHIRQHYAEPALYTQVEETRDLEQDSRQLVDDVLQRVKEKHKTIMKGKYESLFEGIKLQENETLLNSIYTQLYIIEGESEAVNEEHEVLQMEKTPRIQQLQDTPIKCNDIFDPLPEPGYKNNKRMRKDRIKTVLTKGIAGIGKTVSVQKFILDWAEGKANQDVDFMFVLPFRELNLFKDNQYSLHRLLLDFHPGLQDLDPKVYDLCKVVLVFDGLDESKIKLEWSDSEKVCDVAETSSLGVLMSNLIKGDLLPSALIWITSRPAAANQIPSKYIHRLTEIQGFNDPQKEEYFRKRISDQHQARRIISHIKAARSLHIMCYIPVFCWISATVLQNIMKRDDCAEVPKTLTEMYIHFLIIQTNIRNQKYDERDERDPQKLLQSNRGVIVKLAELAFKQLMRGNIMFYEEDLRECGIEVTEASVYSGICTEIFKEEYVINQRKVYCFIHLSFQEFLAAFYVFYSYVNNTSDALKVFDLLHNLHKGVLDKALKNENGRMDLFLRFLLGISLESNQKLLHGLLTHTENSSESINETIKYVKDKIKEWKNTLSAERSINLFLCLLEMNDQTLQREILEFLKSDKHSEKELSAAHCSAIAYILQISEEALDELDLKKYNTSEEGRRRLIPAVRNCRKAFLADCNITDQSCETVASALQLSDSPLRELDLSNNDLQDSGVKLLSTGLKSPNCRLQILRLSGCMVTQEGCSYLASALSSNPSHLRELDLSYNYPGDSGVKVLSDSLSHSNCKLNLDHGGHFRITPGLHKYTCNLTLDINTANNHLSLSEENRKVTRVEEELPYPSHPERFDCFEQVLCTESLCKRHYWEAEWSVRGAGLSVTYKGIQRTGSDCRFGLNEMSWSLICFDNKYSAWHSNNRTNLPAPSPPSKRVGVYLDWPAGELSFYSVSDTHTLIHLHTYHSTFIEPLYAGFRLYPDSSVSLY; from the exons ATGAGCCGCtgtgaggagagagaggaggaggatgcTGTTCAGACCCAGACAGTACCATCTCCAGACTCtagctgtgtgtctatgaagagtgaCGGCTCCATGGCCAAACCCCCTGCTTTTAGTGATGGAGGGGGAGTCTCTAATTCGAG ACACCACTCTCAGACGGCAGCATCTCCAGTTTTTAACTGTGTCTCTATGAAGAGCGACGGCTTCATGGCCAAACCTCCTTTCTTTAGGCATGGAACGGGAGTCTCTAATTCAAG CTCCACTGAGAGGAAGCTCAGAGATGTGAAGTCCTGTCTGATTTGTGCTGCGTTCTACTCCGAGAACCACATCAGACAGCACTATGCAGAACCAGCCCTCTACACACAGGTGGAGGAGACTAGAGACCTGGAGCAGGATTCACGACAACTAGTGGATGATGTCTTGCAGAGAGTTAAAGAGAAACACAAAACCATCATGAAAGGGAAGTATGAGAGCTTATTTGAAGGTATCAAGCTACAAGAGAATGAAACCCTCTTGAACAGcatctacacacagctctacatcatagagggagagagcgaagcagtgaatgaagagcatgaggttttacagatggagaaaacacCCAGAATACAACAATTACAAGACACTCCGATCAAATGTAATGACATTTTTGACCCCTTACCTGAACCAGGCTATAAGAATAATAAAAGAATGAGGAAAGACCGaatcaagactgttcttactaaaggcatcgctggaatcggaaaaaccgtctctgtgcagaagtttatTCTCGACTGGGCtgagggaaaagccaatcaggatgtagatttcatgtttgtgcttccatttcgagagctgaacttgTTTAAAGATaatcagtacagtcttcacagacttctgctggactttcatcctggACTTCAAGATCTGGACCCAAAGGTATATGATTTATGTAAAGTTGTGTTAGtttttgatggtctggatgaaagcaaaATTAAACTTGAGTGGTCAGACAGTGAGAAAGTTTGTGATGTGGCTGAGACTTCATCATTGGGTGTGTTGATGTCAAACCTCATTAAAGGGGATCTGCTTCcatctgctctcatctggatcacctccagaccagcagcagccaatcagatcccctccaaaTACATCCACCGTCTGACAGAAATTCAGGGATTCAATGACCCTCAGAAAGAGGagtatttcaggaagagaatcagtgaccAGCATCAAGCCAGAAGAATTATCTCACACATTAAAGcagcaagaagcctccacatcatgtgttacataccagtcttctgctggatctcagccaCTGTGCTTCAAAACATCATGAAACGAGATGACTGTGCAGAAGTCCCcaaaactctgactgaaatgtacatacACTTCTTGATTATTCAGACAAATATAAGAAATCAGAAGTATGATGAGAGAGACGAGAGAGATCCACAGAAACTCCTGCAGTCAAACAGGGgagtgattgtgaaacttgctgaactggctttcaaacagctgatgcgTGGAAATATCatgttctatgaggaggacctgagAGAATGTGGCATAGAGGTCACTGAGGCTTCtgtgtattctgggatttgcactgagatctttaaAGAAGAATATGTGATTAATCAGAGGAAAGTCTACTGCTTTATACACCTGAGTTTTCAGGAGTTTCTTGCAGCATTTTATGTCTTTTACTCCTATGTAAATAACACTTCTGATGCCTTGAAAGTTTTTGATTTACTTCATAATTTGCATAAAGGAGTACTGGATAAAGCTCTTAAGAATGAGAATGGACGCATGGATCTTTTCCTCCGGTTCCTGCTGGGCATCTCACTTGAGTCCAATCAGAAACTGTTACATGgactactgacacacacagagaacagttCAGAGAGCATCAATGAAACTATAAAGTACGTCAAGGACAAAATCAAAGAATGGAAAAATACTCTTTCTGCTGAAAGATCAatcaatctgttcctctgtctgcttGAAATGAACGATCAGACTCTGCAAAGAGAAATCCTGGAGTTTCtgaaatcagacaaacactcagaAAAAGAACTGTCTGCTGCGCACTGCTCAGCCATAGCCTACATACTTCAGATATCAGAGGAGGCACTGGATGAGCTGGACCttaaaaaatacaacacatcagaggAAGGTAGAAGGAGACTGATACCAGCTGTGAGAAACTGCAGAAAAGCTTT TCTTGCAGACTGCAATATCACTGATCAGTCCTGTGAAACTGTGGCCTCAGCTCTGCAATTATCAGACTCTcccctgagagagctggacctgagtaacaatgacctgcaggattcaggagtgaagctgctctctaCTGGACTAAAGAGTCCAAACTGTCgactgcagatactgag attgtctggctgtatggtgacacAGGAAGGCTGTTCATATCTGGCTTCGGCTCTGAGTTctaacccctcacacctgagagagctggatttGAGCTACAATTACCCAGGAGATTCTGGAGTGAAGGTGCTCTCTGACAGCCTGAGCCATTCAAACTGCAAACTCAA TTTGGACCATGGAGGACATTTCAGAATCACACCAGGACTACACAAAT ATACCTGTAATCTCACACTTGACATAAACACTGCAAACaaccatctctctctgtctgaggaGAACAGAAAGGTGACACGAGTGGAAGAGGAGCTGCCTTATCCAAGTCATCCAGAGAGATTTGACTGCTTTGAACAAGTTTTGTGCACGGAGAGTCTGTGTAAACGCCATTACTGGGAGGCTGAATGGAGTGTGAGGGGAGCTGGATTGTCAGTGACCTATAAGGGAATCCAAAGAACAGGAAGTGACTGTAGGTTTGGGCTCAATGAAATGTCCTGGAGTCTCATCTGCTTTGATAACAAATACTCTGCCTGGCACAGCAATAATAGAACCAACTTACCGGCCCCTTCTCCCCCCTCTAAAAGAGTAGGAGTGTATTTGGACTGGCCCGCCGGCGAGCTGTCCTTCTACAGtgtgtctgacacacacacacttattcacTTGCACACATACCACAGCACATTTATCGAGCCCCTCTATGCTGGATTTAGGCTTTATCCAGATTCTTCAGTTTCACTGTATTAG